The following proteins are encoded in a genomic region of Sorangiineae bacterium MSr12523:
- a CDS encoding phytanoyl-CoA dioxygenase family protein → MPHHPALSAAQIERFILDGFVRVDEAFPRDLADACRRILWLATGCTEDAPSTWTRPVVRIGDIPNPLFRDAANTPRLCASYDALVGRGRWQPRGSLGTFPIRFPSSEDPGDCGWHIDVSFGIEDEPDFMKWRANVASKGRALLMLFLFSDTREDDAPTRIRVGSHRDIARQLAPHGEEGLSLGELASAGFRESAHRPEVLATGPAGTVYLCHPFLVHAAQPHRGRSPRFLAQPPLLPSVPLDPLRTDGEASPVERAIQLAMSESA, encoded by the coding sequence ATGCCTCATCATCCCGCGCTTTCTGCAGCGCAAATCGAACGATTCATTCTCGATGGCTTCGTCCGTGTCGACGAAGCCTTCCCTCGCGATCTCGCCGATGCGTGCCGTCGGATTTTGTGGCTCGCCACCGGCTGCACGGAGGATGCGCCCTCGACGTGGACGCGCCCCGTCGTGCGCATCGGGGATATCCCGAATCCGCTTTTCCGTGACGCCGCCAACACGCCGAGGCTATGCGCGTCCTACGATGCGCTCGTCGGGCGCGGACGCTGGCAGCCTCGGGGCAGCCTCGGCACGTTCCCGATTCGCTTCCCGTCGTCGGAGGATCCCGGCGACTGCGGCTGGCACATCGACGTGAGCTTCGGCATCGAGGACGAGCCCGACTTCATGAAGTGGCGCGCGAACGTCGCCTCGAAAGGGCGCGCGCTGCTCATGCTGTTCCTCTTTTCCGATACCCGCGAGGACGATGCACCGACACGGATTCGCGTTGGCTCCCACCGCGACATCGCCCGCCAGCTGGCCCCCCACGGCGAGGAGGGACTGTCGCTCGGTGAGCTCGCGAGCGCGGGCTTCCGTGAGTCCGCCCACCGCCCCGAGGTGCTCGCGACGGGACCGGCCGGCACGGTGTATCTGTGCCATCCCTTCCTCGTGCATGCGGCGCAGCCCCATCGCGGGCGATCCCCGCGCTTTCTCGCGCAACCGCCGTTGCTGCCCAGCGTGCCGCTGGACCCGCTGCGAACGGACGGTGAAGCATCGCCCGTCGAGCGCGCGATCCAGCTCGCGATGAGCGAATCGGCATAG
- a CDS encoding alpha/beta hydrolase, with protein sequence MRYSAFAALFILSCTPPHAHERRADERVMRIERRDAMVQSDPGIMIAVREVVAVGGAAPRRVPVVLVHGAGGGGVSSFDSPVPGYSLAEDLARAGHAVTVLDVRGWERSTRPPELEAPANANPPAVPSAEAIRDIGAVVASVRAREHGPVALFGWATGGHWVGMYAATHPEAVSHIVLLNTIYGTPGAWSMRALLEDSEHPGEFARTLGAYNLRDTRSMLRTWDTTIPSADKTTWRDPQVAEAYASGAIASDPTSSQRTPPSVRLPNGPLRDSYQLAGGTKFWQAGDIRAATLIVRSELDHWSRPEDVTALQRELVHARRVETLQVPQATHFVFLDRPEHGRQQFVDALTRFLAKP encoded by the coding sequence ATGCGCTATTCCGCGTTCGCGGCCTTGTTCATACTTTCCTGCACGCCTCCGCATGCGCACGAGCGTCGTGCCGACGAGCGCGTGATGCGAATCGAGCGGCGCGATGCCATGGTCCAAAGCGACCCCGGAATCATGATCGCGGTGCGCGAAGTCGTCGCGGTTGGAGGCGCCGCGCCTCGGCGTGTGCCTGTCGTCCTCGTCCACGGAGCCGGCGGCGGCGGCGTCAGTTCGTTCGATTCGCCGGTCCCTGGCTACTCGCTCGCCGAAGATCTGGCCCGCGCAGGCCACGCGGTCACGGTACTCGATGTCCGCGGCTGGGAGCGGTCCACGCGCCCGCCGGAACTCGAGGCGCCGGCGAATGCGAATCCTCCGGCGGTGCCGTCCGCCGAAGCGATCCGCGACATCGGCGCCGTCGTTGCGTCGGTCCGGGCGCGAGAACACGGCCCGGTCGCACTCTTTGGCTGGGCGACGGGCGGGCACTGGGTCGGCATGTACGCCGCGACGCACCCGGAGGCCGTCAGCCATATCGTCTTGCTCAACACGATCTACGGCACGCCTGGCGCCTGGTCGATGCGCGCGTTGCTCGAAGACTCCGAGCACCCCGGCGAGTTCGCGCGCACTCTGGGGGCTTACAACCTGCGCGACACGCGGAGCATGCTGCGCACCTGGGACACCACCATTCCGAGCGCCGACAAGACGACCTGGCGCGATCCCCAGGTCGCCGAGGCGTACGCATCGGGCGCCATCGCGAGCGATCCGACGTCGTCGCAGCGCACACCGCCCAGCGTGCGCCTTCCAAACGGGCCCCTGCGCGACAGCTACCAGCTCGCCGGTGGCACCAAGTTCTGGCAGGCCGGTGACATTCGCGCGGCAACGCTGATTGTGCGCAGTGAACTCGATCATTGGTCGCGCCCCGAAGACGTGACGGCATTGCAGCGCGAACTCGTGCACGCGCGCCGCGTCGAAACGCTGCAGGTGCCGCAGGCCACCCATTTCGTCTTTCTCGATCGCCCCGAACATGGCCGCCAACAGTTCGTCGACGCGCTGACACGATTCCTCGCGAAGCCATGA
- a CDS encoding DJ-1/PfpI family protein, with translation MTIQVGFIVFPKVQQLDLTGPYEVFSEATSCDVHLVWKNLEPVRSTTGLDFTPTKTFVDCPALDLLCIPGGSGVNALMQDAEVLDFVRSRAASSRYVASVCTGALVLGAAGVLKGRRATTHWASHDFLEPLGAIPERARIVRDGNLFTGGGVTAGIDLGLTVLAEIAGRAEAEIIQLALEYAPEPPFAAGTPDTAAPAAVDAVVNERFAATLRARKAIVAAL, from the coding sequence GTGACCATCCAAGTTGGTTTTATCGTTTTCCCCAAGGTGCAGCAGCTCGATTTGACGGGGCCTTACGAGGTCTTCTCCGAGGCCACGTCATGCGATGTGCACCTCGTCTGGAAGAACCTCGAGCCCGTGCGCTCCACCACGGGGCTCGACTTCACCCCGACCAAGACGTTCGTCGACTGCCCCGCGCTCGATCTTCTGTGCATTCCGGGCGGGTCGGGTGTCAACGCGCTCATGCAAGATGCCGAGGTGCTCGACTTCGTCCGCTCGCGCGCGGCGAGCTCACGCTATGTCGCGTCCGTGTGCACGGGCGCTCTCGTGTTGGGTGCCGCGGGCGTCTTGAAAGGCCGGCGCGCCACCACGCATTGGGCATCTCATGATTTTCTCGAGCCGCTGGGCGCCATTCCGGAGCGCGCACGCATCGTTCGCGACGGGAATCTCTTCACGGGTGGCGGCGTGACCGCCGGAATCGATTTGGGCCTGACGGTGCTCGCGGAGATCGCAGGGCGCGCGGAGGCCGAGATCATCCAACTCGCCCTCGAATATGCACCCGAGCCGCCATTCGCGGCCGGCACTCCGGACACCGCGGCGCCGGCCGCAGTGGACGCGGTCGTGAACGAGCGCTTTGCTGCCACCTTGCGCGCTCGCAAAGCCATCGTCGCCGCGCTGTAA
- a CDS encoding GlxA family transcriptional regulator — protein MRHPWVDMPITPRFTPKSPRRIEILAFPNVQLLDVAGPLQVFATANDFARAAGEAVPYELVVVAHGENVTASAGLALATVPLPSPAAPLDTLIVAGGFGVYPVCDDPALIDWVKRRADSARRIASVCSGAFLLATAGLLDGRRAVTHWQRCAEFGRRFPAVRLDPDPIFVQDGKFWTSAGITAGIDLALALLEADLGHAPALAVARQLVVFLKRPGGQAQFSAALARQNDDPRFERLHGWIAEHLDADLSVAALAREAGMSERNFVRRYREAGGLTPARAVEQMRVEAARQMLESLQPVKHVATRCGFGSEETMRRSFVRLLGTSPSAYRDRFAGTTLPPA, from the coding sequence ATGCGCCACCCTTGGGTGGATATGCCAATCACCCCTCGATTTACGCCAAAGTCGCCGCGCCGGATCGAGATCCTCGCCTTTCCCAACGTGCAACTGCTCGACGTGGCTGGGCCACTGCAAGTCTTCGCCACCGCGAATGATTTCGCGCGAGCTGCCGGCGAGGCGGTTCCCTACGAGCTCGTCGTGGTGGCGCATGGCGAGAACGTCACGGCCTCGGCGGGTCTCGCGCTCGCCACCGTTCCCCTGCCCTCGCCGGCTGCGCCGCTCGATACCTTGATTGTCGCGGGCGGGTTCGGTGTTTATCCCGTGTGCGACGACCCTGCGCTCATCGATTGGGTCAAGCGCCGGGCGGACTCGGCGCGGCGCATTGCATCCGTCTGCAGCGGTGCATTCTTACTGGCGACGGCGGGGCTGCTCGATGGGCGGCGTGCGGTCACGCATTGGCAACGCTGCGCGGAGTTCGGGCGTCGGTTTCCGGCGGTGCGGCTCGATCCCGATCCCATCTTCGTCCAAGATGGGAAATTCTGGACCTCGGCAGGCATCACCGCCGGCATCGATCTGGCGCTGGCGTTGCTCGAAGCCGATCTCGGGCATGCTCCCGCACTCGCGGTTGCGCGGCAGCTCGTCGTATTTCTCAAGCGCCCAGGCGGGCAAGCGCAATTCAGCGCCGCACTGGCGCGCCAGAACGACGATCCGCGTTTCGAGCGCCTTCACGGCTGGATCGCCGAGCACCTGGACGCGGATCTTTCAGTGGCCGCGCTTGCTCGAGAGGCAGGCATGAGCGAACGCAATTTCGTTCGCCGTTACCGTGAGGCGGGCGGCCTGACACCCGCCCGCGCCGTCGAGCAAATGCGCGTCGAAGCCGCGCGGCAAATGCTCGAGAGCTTGCAGCCGGTGAAGCATGTCGCCACCCGCTGCGGATTTGGCTCGGAGGAGACCATGCGACGCAGCTTCGTGCGTCTTCTCGGTACGAGCCCCAGCGCATACCGCGATCGATTTGCGGGCACGACGTTGCCTCCAGCGTAA
- a CDS encoding Hint domain-containing protein — translation MADTRHRMKNAHEGVGARVLAFLTQRLVRDSRGVSAIEYGLLLVAILLLVAGGYRALGKRNAQTNRVAEATFHGSADYTPPTGGGGGGDTICDGRSCGGPGACFVAGTMVATPSGERAIESLHAGDFVLARGEFDDAVTARPITRTFVRPAPSLVDVHVVTPNDARESVRSTPDHLYFAQDRGWTAAAELALGQTLVDHAGHEVRVTKVVRIAQEAPVYNFEVDIDHTYFVGHTGVWVHNPPGCGDPPAGGSDPAGGSTGSPGTSPPPATGPPPVTGPVFGGMAPGATPPAHESIPAPSNGPALITAEQNAQNDVNSAQQKVNTWQTKINNVDSPGSKVPDDKKDSVRAKFQEKLDKEQEQLDKAQAKLDAAHAAAEAAHIHDTLNRIDHNNPPPGVLGQQWGVTFNNTGRPPANNPTGTKIPDLPLGGSYKEYRVDPGPGDNSAGGRRIVIDTKTGDVYYSRTHYGDHGDPAFVKIADGDPRFKGK, via the coding sequence ATGGCCGATACACGACATCGGATGAAGAATGCGCACGAGGGCGTGGGGGCTCGTGTTCTTGCCTTTTTGACTCAGCGTCTCGTCCGCGATTCACGTGGCGTCTCCGCCATCGAGTACGGATTGCTTCTCGTAGCGATTCTGCTCCTCGTGGCCGGCGGCTACCGCGCCCTCGGAAAGCGAAATGCGCAAACGAATCGGGTGGCCGAGGCCACGTTCCACGGAAGCGCCGATTACACGCCGCCCACCGGTGGTGGTGGAGGCGGCGACACCATTTGCGATGGTCGATCGTGTGGCGGCCCCGGCGCGTGTTTCGTTGCGGGAACCATGGTGGCGACCCCATCGGGTGAGCGCGCCATCGAGAGCCTTCACGCGGGCGATTTCGTTCTCGCACGTGGCGAGTTCGACGATGCGGTGACGGCGCGCCCCATCACGAGAACGTTCGTGCGCCCGGCACCGTCGCTGGTCGACGTACATGTCGTCACACCGAACGATGCGCGGGAGAGCGTGCGTTCGACGCCCGATCACCTCTACTTCGCGCAGGATCGCGGCTGGACGGCGGCGGCGGAGCTTGCGCTGGGCCAAACCTTGGTCGATCACGCAGGCCACGAAGTTCGCGTGACCAAGGTGGTGCGCATCGCGCAAGAGGCACCGGTCTACAACTTCGAAGTCGACATCGACCATACGTACTTCGTCGGCCATACCGGCGTGTGGGTTCACAATCCTCCCGGATGCGGAGACCCTCCGGCCGGAGGCAGCGATCCTGCCGGAGGCAGTACCGGAAGTCCGGGCACGTCCCCTCCGCCCGCCACGGGGCCACCACCGGTCACGGGTCCGGTCTTCGGTGGGATGGCGCCCGGAGCGACGCCGCCCGCGCACGAGAGCATCCCCGCCCCGAGCAATGGGCCTGCGTTGATCACCGCGGAACAGAACGCGCAAAACGACGTGAATTCGGCGCAGCAGAAGGTCAACACGTGGCAGACGAAGATCAACAACGTCGACAGCCCCGGCTCGAAGGTCCCCGACGACAAGAAGGACAGCGTGCGGGCCAAGTTCCAAGAGAAGCTCGACAAGGAGCAGGAGCAACTCGACAAGGCTCAAGCAAAGCTCGACGCGGCACATGCGGCGGCCGAGGCCGCGCACATTCACGACACGCTCAACCGCATCGACCACAACAATCCCCCGCCCGGCGTGTTGGGCCAGCAATGGGGCGTCACCTTCAACAACACGGGTCGACCCCCGGCCAACAATCCGACGGGGACGAAGATCCCCGATCTACCGCTGGGCGGAAGCTACAAGGAATACCGAGTCGATCCCGGGCCGGGCGACAACTCGGCGGGAGGTCGCCGCATCGTCATCGATACGAAGACCGGCGACGTGTACTATTCGCGCACACACTACGGCGACCACGGCGATCCGGCGTTCGTCAAAATTGCGGACGGTGACCCGAGGTTCAAAGGAAAGTAG
- a CDS encoding barstar family protein, with protein sequence MDFTSGVQRVANLDVRAAREAAAKQGAAVYELPGIGITDYVAFFDWIRAHVPLNPPIRRAGSWDALKDSLWQGLFDQKESLIVFIWPNADAMLPADDRETALFILGDVASNLANAAYTQGHPKVFTILVA encoded by the coding sequence GTGGATTTCACGAGCGGTGTTCAACGGGTGGCGAATCTCGACGTGCGCGCGGCGCGTGAGGCGGCGGCGAAGCAAGGTGCGGCGGTGTACGAGCTGCCCGGCATCGGCATCACCGATTACGTAGCGTTTTTCGACTGGATTCGCGCACACGTCCCGCTCAATCCGCCCATCCGGCGCGCGGGCAGCTGGGACGCGTTGAAGGATTCGCTATGGCAGGGCCTCTTCGATCAAAAGGAGTCGCTCATCGTGTTCATCTGGCCGAACGCCGATGCGATGCTTCCCGCCGACGATCGCGAGACCGCCTTGTTCATCTTGGGGGACGTCGCCTCGAACCTCGCGAACGCGGCGTACACGCAGGGCCATCCGAAGGTCTTCACCATCCTCGTGGCCTGA